From the Campylobacter concisus genome, one window contains:
- a CDS encoding phage terminase large subunit family protein, which translates to MFSRHRVDIYRAIEDGLNFDLETMRDLFDADTWASVYECQFIDDENALLSVELIKSCIKDYAPALPAKSVPQYAGFDVDRTKDRSAHIAVYDEGGVKKLSVLDVIAKASFETQENLLIDFLRLNPLAMQKIDKTGIGMSVAEKVKRRFPSRVQGIYFTQNSKEAMALNLKKHFEDKSIIIPNDPALIADLHAIKRKAGAKSFTYDSDRNEHGHADRFWALALALSYFEKVRDKRGKAYIIA; encoded by the coding sequence ATGTTTTCAAGGCATAGAGTAGATATTTACAGGGCCATAGAGGACGGACTAAATTTCGATCTTGAAACTATGCGCGATCTTTTTGACGCCGATACATGGGCGAGTGTGTACGAGTGCCAATTCATAGACGACGAAAACGCGCTTTTAAGCGTGGAACTTATAAAAAGTTGTATAAAAGACTATGCGCCGGCACTTCCGGCTAAAAGCGTTCCGCAATATGCGGGATTTGACGTCGACCGTACGAAAGATAGATCGGCTCATATAGCCGTATACGACGAAGGCGGCGTAAAGAAGCTAAGCGTGCTAGACGTTATTGCCAAAGCAAGCTTTGAAACGCAAGAAAATTTACTCATAGACTTTTTGCGCCTAAACCCTTTGGCTATGCAAAAGATAGATAAAACCGGTATCGGCATGAGCGTAGCCGAAAAGGTAAAAAGGCGCTTTCCTTCAAGGGTGCAAGGGATCTATTTTACACAAAACAGCAAAGAAGCTATGGCTCTAAATTTAAAAAAGCACTTTGAAGATAAAAGTATAATCATACCAAACGATCCGGCATTAATAGCCGATCTTCACGCTATAAAGCGAAAAGCCGGCGCTAAAAGCTTTACCTACGACAGCGACCGCAACGAACACGGACACGCAGACCGCTTTTGGGCGTTAGCCTTGGCGCTTAGCTACTTTGAAAAGGTGAGGGACAAGAGGGGCAAGGCGTATATTATTGCTTAA
- a CDS encoding MFS transporter translates to MGIVVVSLVSLAMTAIQVPSQKATTAPGVKEQLKLAANDKILLVLLVTILGYGGTFATFMYLSPILQEITGISSKYVSIVLVGYGVMIAVGNSLGGKFGDKNPAKSVFWIFTAQSAVLLGFYFTQSNLVLGPISVALMGLAAFISVPVLQSLILILAKKYAPNAGDIASSFNAGIALGALFGGYALDKFSLGATSLAAFLISGAAAILSAVALLGRKDS, encoded by the coding sequence TTGGGCATCGTTGTTGTCTCTTTGGTATCGCTAGCTATGACGGCGATCCAAGTACCTAGCCAAAAAGCGACTACCGCGCCTGGCGTCAAAGAACAGCTAAAGCTAGCTGCAAACGACAAAATTTTATTGGTTCTTCTCGTTACGATCTTGGGATACGGCGGGACGTTTGCGACGTTTATGTATTTATCGCCGATCCTACAAGAAATCACCGGCATAAGCTCTAAATATGTAAGCATAGTGCTGGTCGGATACGGCGTGATGATAGCCGTCGGCAACTCTTTAGGAGGTAAATTCGGCGACAAAAACCCGGCCAAATCCGTCTTTTGGATATTTACGGCTCAGTCGGCGGTGCTTTTGGGATTTTATTTTACGCAAAGCAATCTCGTTTTGGGGCCAATAAGTGTGGCTTTGATGGGTTTAGCGGCATTTATAAGCGTGCCCGTACTTCAGTCCTTGATCTTGATTCTAGCTAAAAAGTATGCTCCAAACGCCGGCGATATCGCATCATCGTTTAACGCGGGCATAGCTCTTGGGGCGTTATTCGGAGGCTATGCGCTAGATAAATTCTCTCTAGGCGCCACTTCTTTGGCTGCGTTTTTGATAAGCGGCGCGGCGGCGATTTTGAGCGCGGTAGCGCTTTTAGGCCGAAAAGATAGTTAA